One Caretta caretta isolate rCarCar2 chromosome 6, rCarCar1.hap1, whole genome shotgun sequence genomic region harbors:
- the STYX gene encoding serine/threonine/tyrosine-interacting protein, with protein MELARPAFPALPQAKEDSEDWTYPMRREMQEILPGLFLGPYSSAMKSKLPILQKHGITHVICIRQNIEANFIKPNFQQLFRYLVLDIADNPVENIIRFFPTTKEFIDGSLQTGGKVLVHGNAGISRSAALVIAYIMETFGVKYRDAFTYVQERRFCINPNAGFVHQLQEYEAIYLAKLTIQTMSPLQLERSLSVPPGTTGSLKRTHEDEEEFGNMQAAAAQNG; from the exons ATGGAGCTCGCCCGGCCGGCCTTCCCGGCGCTGCCGCAGGCCAAGGAGGACTCTGAG gattggACCTATCCCATGAGAAGAGAGATGCAG GAAATTTTACCTGGTTTATTTTTAGGCCCATATTCTTCAGCTATGAAAAGCAAG CTACCTATACTTCAAAAACATGGAATAACCCATGTGATATGCATACGGCAAAATATTGAAGCAAATTTTATTAAACCAAACTTCCAACAATTATTTAG GTATTTAGTCTTGGATATTGCAGATAATCCAGTTGAAAATATAATACGATTTTTCCCTACG ACTAAAGAATTTATTGATGGAAGTTTACAAACTGGAG GAAAAGTTCTTGTCCATGGAAATGCAGGGATTTCTAGAAG TGCTGCCTTAGTTATTGCATACATTATGGAAACATTTGGGGTGAAGTACAG GGATGCATTTACTTATGTTCAAGAAAGAAGATTCTGTATTAATCCTAATGCTGGATTTGTCCATCAACTTCAG GAATATGAAGCCATCTATCTAGCAAAATTAACTATCCAGACGATGTCACCACTGCAGCTGGAGAGATCACTCTCTGTTCCACCTGGTACTACAG gaagTTTGAAGCGAACACATGAGGATGAGGAAGAATTTGGAAATATGCAAgcggcagcagcacagaatgggTGA